Proteins encoded in a region of the Rhodococcus sp. SBT000017 genome:
- the moaA gene encoding GTP 3',8-cyclase MoaA: MSGLDAGIRDTRGRALRDLRISVTDRCNFRCVYCMPRAEFGPDHSFLNASRLLSFEEIDRVARAAATIGIRKIRLTGGEPLLRAGITTLIERLSLIEDIDLAMTTNGSLLAAHAEELVAAGLRRVTVSLDSTDPDTFARMSDTRVPVQTVLDGIDAAVRAGMSPVKVNVVVRRGVNDGSILAVAERFRGTDIVVRFIEYMDVGATNRWELAQVVDVESIVDTIGRIHPLERVDAEYDGEVAMRYRYLDGSGEIGVIGSVSEPFCGACTRARLSADGKVFTCLFSSTGTDLRALLRSGASQDDLVAQLSALWLRRDDRYSELRAGTKDGAVRDRIEMSYIGG, from the coding sequence GTGAGCGGTCTCGATGCGGGCATTCGCGATACTCGTGGACGAGCCCTTCGCGATCTACGGATCTCGGTCACCGATCGGTGCAACTTTCGCTGCGTGTACTGCATGCCCCGGGCCGAATTCGGCCCCGATCATTCGTTCCTGAACGCGAGCAGGCTGCTCTCCTTCGAGGAGATCGACAGAGTCGCTCGAGCGGCGGCCACCATCGGAATTCGCAAGATACGTCTGACCGGCGGCGAACCGCTGCTGCGCGCCGGAATCACCACGTTGATAGAGCGATTGAGTTTGATCGAGGACATCGATCTGGCGATGACGACCAACGGTTCGCTGCTTGCTGCGCATGCCGAAGAACTGGTCGCGGCCGGGTTGCGCCGCGTCACCGTCAGCCTCGATTCCACGGATCCGGACACTTTCGCTCGGATGAGCGACACGCGCGTCCCTGTGCAGACCGTGCTCGACGGCATCGACGCGGCCGTGCGGGCCGGAATGTCGCCGGTCAAAGTCAACGTCGTGGTGCGCCGAGGAGTGAACGACGGGTCGATCCTGGCCGTTGCCGAACGGTTCCGAGGCACGGACATCGTGGTGCGTTTCATCGAATACATGGATGTGGGAGCGACCAACAGGTGGGAGCTGGCCCAGGTCGTCGACGTCGAATCGATCGTCGACACGATCGGAAGGATCCACCCGCTGGAGAGAGTCGACGCGGAGTACGACGGTGAGGTGGCGATGCGGTATCGCTACCTCGACGGCAGCGGCGAAATCGGTGTGATCGGTTCGGTATCGGAACCGTTCTGCGGAGCGTGCACTCGTGCGCGGTTGTCCGCTGACGGCAAGGTGTTCACTTGCTTGTTCTCCTCGACGGGAACCGATCTCCGGGCTCTGCTGCGATCGGGAGCCTCGCAGGACGACCTCGTTGCGCAATTGTCGGCGCTGTGGCTGCGTCGAGACGATCGCTACTCGGAGCTGCGAGCAGGAACGAAGGACGGTGCAGTGCGTGACCGCATCGAAATGTCCTATATCGGTGGATGA
- a CDS encoding molybdopterin-dependent oxidoreductase: protein MTVQEDTRPDDAPTDRPTELTVLGACGQDCPDSCSMVVTVADGVATSVSGSKTNPYTNGGLCVKVDNYLDKVYSPDRVLYPLKRSGPKGSGRFERISWDEAVATIAEKFTAIAEEFGPEAIMPCNYLGTQGITQGLNVGDAFFNRLGATVAERTYCDAGSCTAYAMTVGDTAGVDPESFVHSKFILIWASNIMSTNLHLWPYVAEAKKRGAKVVVIDPVKTRTAKAASWYIPIRPGTDGALALAMMHVIIDEGLTDADYIERHTIGFDELAERVQQYTPQWASEETGIPVEDIYTLAREYAQSQPTVIRIGVAIERSAGGGQSVRAISCLPSLVGAWRKPGGGILQLPLWAFPVNWPEFLQTDLQTPGTRVINLYQLGEALTGGLNLDTPLKGLMVYNSNPVVVCPDQKRMIDGLSREDLFTVVSDHFITDTADYADIILPATTQLEQDDINFSWGHLFVTYNNRSIEPMGEAVPNTELFRRLAKAMGFTEPVFSRTDEELIGLAYDWNVPAMEGISIESLKRLGWQRLNLPGPDEYAPHAEGNFRTPSGKTEFLSSAAAGGNFVLPLFRQGSNDHQPGQPVDPLPHYIAPRESLRTNPELAQKYPLNLLTPKSHAYLNSSFGNLDMHRKVQKEPTLLINPVDAERRGIASGDVVRVFNDRGEFTVVAKPDRTVMEGVTVCAMGAWRKNMLSLSTPASLNPTVFADLGNAPTFSDTLVEVRPLDA, encoded by the coding sequence ATGACCGTTCAGGAAGACACGCGCCCAGACGACGCTCCCACCGACCGCCCCACGGAGCTCACGGTTCTCGGAGCCTGCGGCCAGGACTGTCCGGATTCCTGCTCGATGGTGGTCACGGTCGCGGACGGTGTGGCGACCAGCGTCAGCGGCAGCAAGACCAACCCGTACACCAACGGTGGACTGTGCGTGAAGGTGGACAACTACCTGGACAAGGTTTACAGCCCCGATCGAGTTCTCTACCCGCTCAAACGATCCGGACCGAAGGGCTCCGGCCGCTTCGAGCGAATCTCGTGGGACGAGGCCGTTGCCACCATCGCGGAGAAGTTCACCGCCATCGCCGAGGAATTCGGCCCGGAAGCGATCATGCCGTGCAACTACCTCGGCACCCAGGGAATCACGCAGGGGCTCAACGTCGGGGATGCATTCTTCAACCGACTCGGCGCAACGGTCGCCGAGCGCACCTACTGCGACGCCGGCTCGTGCACTGCCTACGCGATGACGGTCGGCGACACGGCGGGCGTCGACCCCGAGAGCTTCGTCCATTCCAAGTTCATCCTGATCTGGGCGTCGAACATCATGAGCACCAATCTGCACCTGTGGCCGTATGTGGCCGAGGCGAAGAAGCGCGGTGCCAAGGTCGTCGTGATCGATCCGGTCAAGACCAGAACCGCGAAGGCTGCGAGTTGGTACATCCCCATTCGCCCCGGCACCGACGGCGCACTCGCGCTGGCGATGATGCACGTCATCATCGACGAAGGGTTGACGGACGCGGATTACATCGAACGTCACACCATCGGCTTCGACGAGTTGGCCGAGCGCGTGCAGCAATACACCCCGCAGTGGGCATCGGAGGAGACGGGCATTCCCGTCGAAGACATCTACACGCTGGCAAGGGAATACGCGCAGAGTCAGCCGACCGTGATTCGTATCGGCGTCGCGATCGAGCGCAGTGCCGGTGGCGGACAGAGCGTTCGGGCCATTTCGTGTCTTCCGTCGTTGGTGGGTGCGTGGCGTAAGCCGGGCGGCGGGATCCTGCAGCTGCCGCTGTGGGCGTTTCCGGTGAACTGGCCAGAATTTCTGCAGACGGACCTGCAGACTCCCGGCACGCGCGTGATCAATCTGTACCAACTCGGGGAAGCGCTGACCGGTGGGCTGAATCTGGACACGCCCCTCAAAGGCCTGATGGTCTACAACTCGAATCCGGTGGTGGTGTGCCCCGATCAGAAGCGGATGATCGACGGGCTCAGCCGCGAGGATCTGTTCACGGTCGTCAGTGACCATTTCATCACCGACACAGCCGATTACGCAGACATCATCCTGCCTGCCACCACTCAGCTCGAGCAGGACGACATCAATTTCTCGTGGGGCCACCTGTTCGTCACCTACAACAACCGTTCGATCGAGCCGATGGGTGAAGCCGTCCCCAACACCGAGCTGTTTCGGCGATTGGCCAAGGCCATGGGGTTCACCGAACCGGTGTTCTCCCGAACCGACGAGGAACTGATCGGCCTCGCCTACGATTGGAATGTCCCGGCCATGGAGGGCATCTCGATCGAGTCCCTCAAGCGGCTCGGGTGGCAGCGGCTCAATCTGCCCGGCCCCGACGAGTACGCACCGCACGCCGAGGGCAATTTTCGGACCCCCTCCGGCAAGACCGAGTTCCTGTCCTCGGCAGCGGCGGGCGGCAACTTCGTTCTGCCCCTGTTCCGGCAAGGCTCGAACGATCACCAACCGGGTCAACCGGTGGATCCGCTGCCGCACTACATTGCACCCCGAGAATCGCTGCGTACCAACCCCGAACTGGCGCAGAAGTATCCGCTCAACCTGCTGACGCCCAAGTCGCACGCCTACCTGAATTCGAGCTTCGGAAATCTCGACATGCATCGCAAGGTGCAGAAGGAGCCGACGTTGCTGATCAATCCCGTCGACGCCGAGCGTCGGGGAATCGCCTCGGGAGATGTGGTGCGGGTCTTCAACGATCGTGGAGAGTTCACCGTCGTTGCCAAGCCGGACAGGACGGTCATGGAGGGCGTCACGGTCTGTGCGATGGGCGCGTGGCGCAAGAACATGCTGTCGCTGTCCACGCCGGCCTCGCTGAACCCGACCGTGTTCGCAGACCTCGGCAACGCCCCGACGTTCTCCGACACCCTCGTCGAAGTTCGACCACTCGACGCCTGA
- the fdxA gene encoding ferredoxin, producing MAYVVTEACIDLLDKACTEECPVDCIYEGARMMYINPDECVDCGKCMPACPNDAIFWEHKIPDEQTRFVDIAVEFCEDADASGGAEDLGPIGHDHPAIDEVAKK from the coding sequence ATGGCCTACGTCGTCACCGAAGCGTGCATCGACCTACTCGACAAGGCATGCACCGAAGAATGCCCAGTCGATTGCATCTACGAGGGCGCTCGCATGATGTACATCAATCCCGACGAGTGCGTCGACTGCGGAAAGTGCATGCCCGCCTGTCCGAACGACGCCATCTTCTGGGAACACAAGATTCCCGACGAGCAGACGAGGTTCGTCGACATTGCCGTCGAATTCTGTGAGGACGCAGATGCTTCCGGCGGCGCGGAGGACCTCGGTCCGATCGGGCACGACCATCCGGCGATCGACGAAGTGGCGAAGAAGTGA
- a CDS encoding NAD(P)/FAD-dependent oxidoreductase encodes MSGATVFECDLIIVGAGPAGLYGAYYAGFRGLTVTVIDALPHPGGQLAALYPEKKIFDVAGFPAIKAQHLVDSLVEQADQAKPEYLMGHVATELEEFDDSVRITTDKGVTVVGKAVLVAAGIGKFTPRPLPTGSEFHDRGLRYFVPRLNDLAGEHVMIVGGGDSAVDWALSLEPIAKSVVLVHRRNDFRAHARSLGLLERSSVDVLTPFEVEEIAGEDSVESVTIVDGAGIERRQLAVSSVVAALGFKAALGPIATWGLDKYQRDIAVDRTMRTNRRRVFAVGDVAGHEDKVKLIAVGFAEAATAVNHIAPLVDGSAAIVPGHSSDSIH; translated from the coding sequence GTGAGTGGTGCAACCGTTTTCGAATGTGACCTGATCATCGTCGGCGCGGGCCCGGCCGGCCTCTACGGTGCCTACTACGCGGGCTTTCGAGGTTTGACGGTGACCGTCATCGATGCCCTGCCACACCCCGGTGGTCAACTGGCCGCGCTGTACCCGGAGAAGAAGATATTCGACGTCGCGGGCTTCCCGGCGATCAAGGCGCAACATCTGGTCGATTCACTGGTCGAACAGGCGGATCAGGCGAAGCCGGAATATCTGATGGGCCACGTGGCCACCGAACTCGAGGAGTTCGACGACTCCGTGCGCATCACGACCGACAAGGGCGTCACCGTCGTCGGAAAGGCCGTTCTCGTCGCGGCGGGCATCGGGAAGTTCACACCGAGGCCGCTGCCTACCGGTTCCGAGTTCCACGACCGTGGATTACGGTATTTCGTGCCCAGGCTGAACGATCTGGCCGGCGAGCATGTGATGATCGTGGGCGGCGGTGATTCGGCGGTCGACTGGGCGCTGAGTCTGGAACCGATCGCGAAGTCGGTCGTACTGGTGCACCGGCGCAACGATTTTCGAGCTCACGCCCGCAGTCTGGGTCTGCTCGAGCGGTCGAGCGTCGATGTCCTCACTCCGTTCGAGGTCGAGGAGATCGCGGGCGAGGACAGCGTCGAATCGGTGACGATCGTCGACGGTGCCGGAATCGAGCGGCGACAGCTGGCGGTGTCGAGTGTTGTTGCCGCACTGGGATTCAAGGCAGCACTCGGCCCCATCGCAACGTGGGGGTTGGACAAGTACCAGCGCGACATCGCCGTCGACCGTACGATGCGTACCAACCGGAGGCGAGTGTTCGCGGTGGGTGACGTTGCCGGACACGAAGACAAGGTCAAGTTGATCGCGGTCGGCTTCGCGGAGGCGGCCACCGCGGTCAATCACATCGCTCCACTGGTGGACGGCTCGGCAGCAATCGTGCCGGGCCACTCGAGCGACTCGATTCACTGA
- a CDS encoding molybdenum cofactor biosynthesis protein MoaE, protein MAARPTGPKLRATETYVAVVADVLSVEATIDWATLPQCGAAVTFTGVVREYSTGRSGRPAGGVVSIDYQAYESVARVRLIEIADAARERWAGIGRIALLHRVGSVRLGEASVLVCVSSGHRVEAFLAAQFCIDVLKACVPVWKLEQRAGISAWVETGVQIEGVERAASHWLPATYGRSS, encoded by the coding sequence ATGGCCGCAAGACCGACCGGACCGAAACTGCGCGCGACCGAGACGTACGTCGCCGTGGTGGCCGATGTTCTGTCGGTCGAGGCGACGATCGACTGGGCGACACTGCCGCAGTGCGGGGCCGCCGTGACCTTCACCGGAGTGGTTCGCGAGTATTCGACGGGAAGATCGGGTCGTCCCGCAGGGGGTGTCGTGTCGATCGACTACCAGGCCTACGAGTCGGTGGCCCGAGTGCGACTGATCGAGATCGCCGACGCGGCGCGAGAGCGATGGGCAGGAATCGGACGTATTGCGTTGCTGCACAGGGTCGGATCGGTTCGGCTCGGTGAAGCCAGTGTGCTGGTCTGTGTGTCCTCGGGCCATCGAGTCGAGGCCTTCCTGGCCGCGCAGTTCTGCATCGACGTCCTCAAAGCGTGCGTGCCGGTGTGGAAGCTCGAACAGCGGGCCGGAATCAGCGCCTGGGTCGAGACCGGCGTCCAGATCGAGGGCGTCGAGCGAGCGGCCTCGCACTGGCTGCCCGCCACCTACGGACGTTCCTCGTGA
- a CDS encoding helix-turn-helix domain-containing protein, translating to MTSYWTTRGLGPADQMSYWADVLCQAFTPLAPWRSRDHVEHSSSRSGLPGWVRSAAIGGGNAAEIASCTQRIDHGKREVARADEDVVFVNLQLDGHCTTTQDGRQCTVSRGEFAIVDSTRPYRLEFVEPGNDELWRVLSFRLPRPLLADVVGPSAGTTALRFSSSSGSARLLSSLMVETWRTDSSLHPAERQMIGAAHVDLLRAVLGATAERDTGCSLQTDEALRVAAVRYVESRLPFGRVPATDAARHVGVSVRTLHALFERTGTTFGAVVRKHRVEACRRELADSRDDRSIGTIAAAWGFSDSAHLAKSFRSHFGCSPVEYRASMKTRALPQH from the coding sequence ATGACGTCATATTGGACAACCCGGGGACTCGGCCCGGCCGATCAGATGAGCTATTGGGCCGATGTTCTCTGCCAGGCATTCACCCCTCTGGCACCGTGGCGATCCAGAGACCATGTCGAACACAGCTCGTCGCGTTCCGGACTTCCCGGATGGGTGCGCTCCGCAGCGATCGGGGGTGGCAACGCAGCGGAGATCGCCTCCTGCACACAGCGAATCGATCACGGAAAGCGCGAGGTCGCCCGCGCAGACGAGGACGTCGTCTTCGTGAATCTGCAGCTCGACGGCCACTGTACGACCACTCAGGACGGGCGGCAGTGCACGGTCTCCCGAGGTGAGTTCGCCATCGTCGACTCGACACGCCCGTACCGGCTCGAGTTCGTCGAGCCCGGCAACGACGAACTCTGGCGGGTCCTGTCGTTTCGGCTGCCACGACCACTGCTGGCAGACGTGGTCGGACCGTCGGCGGGGACCACGGCTCTGCGCTTTTCGAGCTCATCGGGCTCGGCTCGCCTACTGAGCTCGTTGATGGTGGAGACCTGGCGGACCGATTCCTCGCTGCATCCCGCTGAACGACAGATGATCGGTGCTGCCCATGTCGACCTGCTCCGCGCAGTGCTGGGAGCGACGGCTGAACGGGACACCGGATGCTCGTTGCAGACCGACGAAGCACTTCGGGTCGCCGCCGTTCGGTACGTCGAGTCCCGGCTTCCCTTCGGCCGAGTTCCCGCCACCGATGCGGCCCGCCATGTCGGGGTCTCGGTACGCACGCTCCATGCCCTCTTCGAGAGGACGGGAACCACTTTCGGTGCTGTGGTACGTAAGCATCGCGTCGAGGCGTGTCGTCGTGAGCTTGCCGATTCGCGTGACGATCGATCGATCGGAACGATCGCTGCAGCGTGGGGATTTTCGGATTCGGCGCACCTGGCCAAGTCGTTTCGATCGCACTTCGGATGCAGTCCGGTCGAATACCGGGCGTCGATGAAGACCAGGGCACTGCCGCAGCATTAG
- a CDS encoding TetR/AcrR family transcriptional regulator yields the protein MAEEAAVMADHVGLGKLTLAALADRLGVRQPSLYKHIDSMAGLHRDIAVNAKRELGEVLARAAVGRSGAESISAMSRAYRAWALEHPARYEASNLMPAPGDSEDESVSMAAIGVIADVLTAYRLEGDDAIDAIRAFRSTLHGFVSYETAGAFAMSADIDRSFERLVDGFVIALTRWADTKPRPEAESG from the coding sequence AGCACTGGCGGACCGACTCGGCGTGCGGCAGCCCTCCTTGTACAAACACATCGACTCGATGGCAGGCCTGCACCGCGACATCGCCGTCAACGCCAAGCGCGAACTCGGCGAAGTGCTCGCGCGAGCGGCAGTAGGTCGTTCGGGAGCAGAGAGCATTTCCGCCATGTCGCGGGCCTACCGCGCCTGGGCGCTCGAGCATCCGGCCCGGTACGAGGCGTCGAATCTGATGCCCGCCCCGGGCGACAGCGAGGACGAGTCGGTATCGATGGCCGCCATCGGTGTCATCGCCGACGTACTGACCGCGTACCGCCTCGAAGGCGACGATGCGATCGATGCGATCCGGGCGTTCCGATCCACCCTGCACGGATTCGTCTCCTACGAAACGGCAGGAGCGTTTGCCATGAGTGCAGACATCGATCGAAGCTTCGAGCGTCTCGTCGACGGGTTCGTCATCGCTCTGACTCGATGGGCGGACACCAAGCCCCGCCCGGAGGCCGAGTCGGGTTGA
- a CDS encoding MoaD/ThiS family protein: MAEVLMFAAARQIAGEAARDIPGSTVRGVLDSAVEQYGAPFADVLAVSRIWINGRSLGRTEDSPCSDIDEIAVLPPISGG, translated from the coding sequence ATGGCCGAAGTTCTGATGTTCGCAGCGGCCCGTCAGATTGCGGGTGAGGCGGCGCGAGACATTCCGGGGTCGACGGTCCGAGGGGTGCTCGATTCCGCGGTCGAGCAGTATGGCGCGCCGTTCGCGGATGTGCTTGCCGTGTCTCGGATCTGGATCAACGGTCGTTCGTTGGGGCGCACCGAGGATTCGCCTTGCTCGGACATCGACGAGATCGCCGTGCTGCCTCCGATTTCCGGCGGATGA
- the glp gene encoding gephyrin-like molybdotransferase Glp, protein MKSAQVDIRPTTYRTVDEYRCAVQRLGVSPSVRSVSIDSAVGRVLAEDIVADRALPAFDNSAVDGFAIRAADVADPGLLPVRSRVSARSVAGRQLSTIEVLPGQCVQIMTGSVVPCGADLVIPVERTSGFVESFGSDEVTIFSLDSKSNIRTRASDFEVGDVAVRAGTVVTPAQVGVLAALGRTHVRVESSLTVALLSTGSEIRGVGTELVNGECHDSNAAMIVADLTRCGADVHLEPAVADDVDACRAALTRCADAADVIVTTGGISAGTEEVVRLALAGQEVEFVSVAVRPGKPQACGRFEETPIVCLPGNPVSALISYELFVRPVVVAALRNPQAERTMRTVRAEGETPPASAIPRVMLGVVDGDDATIIRSHSVGALARANCLIVIPPSDGGLGPLGEYPALLLDSVASTRRGTCI, encoded by the coding sequence ATGAAGTCTGCGCAGGTCGATATCCGTCCGACTACGTATCGGACGGTCGACGAATATCGTTGTGCCGTGCAACGACTGGGTGTATCGCCAAGCGTTCGCTCGGTGTCGATCGACAGTGCCGTGGGACGAGTGTTGGCCGAGGACATCGTTGCCGATCGTGCACTACCGGCGTTCGACAATTCCGCGGTCGATGGATTCGCAATTCGCGCTGCAGATGTGGCCGACCCCGGTCTGCTTCCTGTCCGGTCGAGGGTGTCCGCGCGCAGTGTCGCGGGTCGGCAGCTCTCAACGATCGAGGTTCTGCCGGGGCAGTGCGTCCAGATCATGACCGGGTCGGTGGTGCCGTGCGGCGCAGACCTGGTGATCCCGGTCGAGCGAACCAGCGGGTTCGTCGAGTCCTTCGGTTCGGACGAGGTCACCATCTTCTCGCTCGATTCCAAGAGCAACATTCGCACCCGGGCGTCGGATTTCGAGGTCGGTGACGTTGCGGTCCGGGCGGGAACGGTGGTCACCCCCGCTCAGGTCGGCGTGCTCGCCGCCCTCGGCCGCACCCACGTTCGGGTCGAATCTTCTCTGACCGTCGCTTTGCTCTCGACGGGATCGGAGATCCGCGGTGTCGGGACCGAACTCGTGAACGGTGAGTGTCACGACTCCAACGCGGCGATGATCGTTGCCGATCTCACCCGGTGCGGTGCCGACGTGCACCTCGAACCGGCTGTGGCCGACGACGTGGACGCATGTCGGGCGGCACTGACCCGGTGCGCCGACGCTGCGGACGTCATCGTCACCACCGGTGGCATCAGCGCCGGTACCGAGGAGGTGGTTCGGCTCGCACTCGCGGGTCAGGAGGTCGAGTTCGTCTCTGTCGCAGTGAGACCGGGAAAGCCGCAGGCGTGCGGGCGATTCGAGGAAACTCCGATCGTATGCCTGCCGGGAAATCCGGTCAGCGCATTGATCTCCTACGAATTGTTCGTCCGACCGGTGGTCGTTGCGGCACTGCGAAACCCGCAGGCGGAAAGAACGATGAGAACGGTCAGGGCTGAGGGGGAGACGCCTCCTGCCTCGGCGATACCCCGGGTGATGCTGGGCGTCGTCGACGGTGACGACGCCACGATCATTCGATCGCACTCGGTCGGTGCGCTCGCTCGCGCGAACTGTTTGATCGTGATTCCGCCCTCCGACGGCGGCCTGGGTCCGCTGGGCGAGTACCCCGCGTTGCTGCTCGACTCGGTCGCGTCGACGCGGCGAGGTACGTGCATCTGA
- a CDS encoding helix-turn-helix domain-containing protein: protein MLSRSGFSIPARTTSRGDWCDMLNEHFVALDVADVADSRFTGAVRSMSLAHLQVSSVRSTTQRIARTDSLIEKDHTEYVQIGMIRRGRAIVVQDGRECALSRGDFAIYDTSRPFDWIIDGHPDDDQWELEVFTWPRHMLRLDDRESSDMTAMAFDGSAGFSGLLGRFLHDLGSTRSTLGASGAQAIADEVGDLVSVIARNTTTNPTIDSPSAALVRSAQRYIDEHLADPELSPGAVAAAMLVSTRQLHRVFAASGTTVARSIRVKRLERCRREIIASVSADRSLGQISRRWGFADLAVFSRAFREQYGMSPRQYRTAACAHSDDPRAVTRSWAEPNRTTQSGQ, encoded by the coding sequence ATGCTCTCCAGATCCGGATTCTCCATCCCGGCCAGGACGACCAGCCGCGGAGACTGGTGCGACATGTTGAACGAGCACTTCGTGGCACTCGATGTCGCCGACGTGGCCGATAGCCGATTCACCGGCGCGGTTCGTTCGATGTCGCTTGCGCACCTGCAGGTTTCGAGCGTTCGGTCCACGACACAACGCATCGCTCGTACCGACTCGCTCATCGAGAAGGACCACACCGAGTACGTGCAGATCGGGATGATTCGTCGAGGCCGCGCGATCGTGGTGCAGGACGGCCGCGAATGCGCGCTCTCACGCGGCGACTTCGCCATCTACGACACCTCGCGGCCGTTCGACTGGATCATCGACGGCCATCCCGACGACGACCAGTGGGAGCTCGAAGTCTTCACCTGGCCCCGCCACATGCTTCGACTCGACGACCGCGAATCCAGCGACATGACAGCCATGGCTTTCGACGGGTCGGCCGGCTTCAGCGGCCTCCTCGGACGGTTTCTGCACGACCTGGGGTCGACCCGCTCGACTCTGGGAGCCTCCGGGGCCCAGGCGATAGCCGACGAGGTCGGAGACCTGGTCAGCGTGATCGCCCGCAACACCACCACCAACCCGACGATCGACTCACCCAGTGCAGCACTCGTACGGTCGGCGCAGCGATACATCGACGAACATCTCGCAGACCCCGAGCTCTCGCCCGGCGCAGTCGCTGCGGCGATGCTCGTCTCGACCCGCCAACTCCACCGTGTCTTCGCCGCCAGCGGTACGACGGTTGCCCGCAGCATCCGCGTCAAGCGGCTCGAGCGGTGCCGTCGTGAAATCATCGCCAGCGTGTCGGCCGACCGTTCTCTCGGACAGATCAGTCGACGGTGGGGCTTTGCGGACCTCGCCGTGTTCAGCCGCGCATTCCGTGAGCAATACGGCATGAGCCCCCGCCAGTACCGCACTGCTGCCTGCGCACACTCGGACGACCCACGAGCAGTCACCCGCTCGTGGGCCGAACCGAACCGTACGACCCAATCGGGTCAGTGA